One Lachancea thermotolerans CBS 6340 chromosome F complete sequence DNA window includes the following coding sequences:
- the GET3 gene encoding guanine nucleotide exchange factor GET3 (highly similar to uniprot|Q12154 Saccharomyces cerevisiae YDL100C ARR4 ATPase involved in resistance to heat and metal stress active as a dimer normally localized to the cytosol but appears to localize to late endosomes under stress conditions), which translates to MDLIAEPNLKELINSTTHKWIFVGGKGGVGKTTSSCSISIQMALAQPKKQFLLISTDPAHNLSDAFGEKFGKDARKVTGMDNLSCMEIDPSAALKDMNDMSVAQNDKNDGFSDLLQGGGLAELTGSIPGIDEALSFMEVMKHIKRQEEGEGEKYDTVIFDTAPTGHTLRFLQLPQTLSQLLQKFGEIAGRFGPMLNSLTGGGQNMDIMGKVDELKANVEKIREQFTNPDMTTFVCVCISEFLSLYETERLIQELMSYEMDVNSIIVNQLLFADDDAEHNCRRCQARWNMQKKYLDQIGELYDDFHVVKMPLCAGEIRGLNNLKKFSQFLNKEYDPVADNKIIYELEEQK; encoded by the coding sequence ATGGACCTTATTGCTGAGCCAAATTTGAAGGAGTTGATCAACTCCACCACTCACAAATGGATTTTTGTTGGCGGAAAAGGTGGTGTGGGAAAGACAACATCTTCTTGCTCGATTTCAATCCAAATGGCTCTGGCGCAGCCAAAGAAACAGTTTCTACTTATTTCGACAGACCCAGCGCATAACTTGAGTGACGCGTTTGGGGAGAAATTCGGCAAGGACGCCAGAAAAGTGACCGGGATGGACAACCTTTCATGTATGGAAATTGATCCATCTGCTGCCTTGAAAGACATGAACGACATGTCTGTTGCGCAAAACGACAAGAACGACGGTTTTAGTGATCTTCTACAAGGCGGTGGCTTAGCTGAGTTAACTGGGTCAATTCCGGGCATTGATGAGGCCCTCTCGTTTATGGAAGTGATGAAGCATATTAAAAGAcaggaagaaggagaaggcGAAAAGTACGACACTGTGATTTTTGACACAGCTCCAACGGGACACACCTTGCGTTTCCTACAACTACCACAGACACTTTCGCAGCTTCTGCAAAAGTTTGGTGAGATAGCAGGCCGATTCGGTCCTATGCTGAACTCGCTCACCGGTGGCGGCCAGAACATGGATATCATGGGAAAAGTGGATGAGCTTAAAGCGAACGTTGAAAAGATAAGAGAGCAGTTCACTAACCCTGACATGACCACTTTCGTTTGTGTTTGCATTAGTGAGTTCCTGTCTCTGTACGAAACAGAGCGTCTCATTCAAGAACTGATGTCATACGAGATGGACGTGAACTCGATTATTGTTAATCAGCTGCTTTTTGCTGACGACGATGCTGAACACAACTGCAGAAGATGCCAAGCCAGATGGAACATGCAAAAGAAATACCTGGACCAAATTGGTGAACTTTACGACGACTTCCACGTCGTGAAGATGCCCTTGTGTGCTGGAGAAATTAGAGGCTTGAACAacctgaagaagttttctcagtttttgaacaaagagtACGATCCCGTGGCTGATAACAAGATCATTTACGAGCTCGAGGAGCAAAAATGA
- the MRPS8 gene encoding mitochondrial 37S ribosomal protein uS8m (highly similar to uniprot|Q03799 Saccharomyces cerevisiae YMR158W MRPS8 Mitochondrial ribosomal protein of the small subunit) translates to MSLVHLANVCAHLQNCSRARASLTSIPYTRLHLNFAYNLYKHGFLSTLQRGSTKGPDASAVEVTPDNISTRRLWVGLKYRENKPVISTCRLISKPNLRIELPYDDLKQLCTGKTVRLIKPLQPGELMLVRCGKDLLDINEAVARKVGGEVLCRIK, encoded by the coding sequence ATGTCATTGGTGCATTTGGCAAACGTTTGTGCCCACCTTCAAAACTGCTCAAGAGCAAGGGCATCATTGACCTCAATTCCGTACACAAGACTGCATTTGAACTTTGCTTACAATTTGTACAAACATGGGTTTCTCTCCACTCTCCAAAGAGGTTCGACTAAAGGTCCTGATGCCAGCGCGGTAGAGGTTACACCAGACAATATTTCTACTCGTAGACTGTGGGTTGGGTTGAAATATAGGGAAAATAAACCTGTGATTAGTACTTGTCGACTGATCTCAAAACCAAATCTCAGAATAGAGCTTCCGTACGATGACTTGAAGCAGCTCTGCACGGGAAAGACTGTTAGATTAATCAAACCCCTTCAGCCTGGTGAACTCATGCTGGTACGGTGCGGAAAGGACTTGCTTGACATTAACGAGGCAGTTGCTAGGAAGGTTGGTGGAGAGGTTCTGTGCCGCATAAAGTAA
- the TPP1 gene encoding polynucleotide 3'-phosphatase (similar to uniprot|Q03796 Saccharomyces cerevisiae YMR156C TPP1 DNA 3'-phosphatase that functions in the repair of endogenous DNA damage functionally redundant with Apn1p and Apn2p), whose protein sequence is MTPRLSHRTVVLPHMIKFLPKLPVAGELPRVYGFDLDHTLIKPKSGGRFGRSADDWMFMSYALKSDRSSEKDASKVRRSADTLVDILSVDANAHVVVFSNQGGVITVPRDSKSCVKYMNKIETILKDPSLEKVRDRIWLYASPKRPASLSNKKTKPGKITKAARTLPEKKPVADTTYPFETMRKPNIGMYEEFKKDFPGEFEFVYYCGDAAGRASDFSDSDKMFAQNVGSEFRTPEEVFI, encoded by the coding sequence ATGACGCCTCGATTGTCCCATAGAACAGTCGTTTTACCTCACATGATAAAGTTCCTGCCAAAGCTTCCAGTTGCAGGTGAACTACCAAGGGTTTATGGCTTTGACTTGGACCACACCTTAATAAAACCAAAATCGGGAGGTAGGTTTGGCCGTTCAGCTGATGACTGGATGTTTATGTCATACGCCTTGAAAAGCGACAGAAGCAGTGAGAAAGATGCCAGCAAAGTCCGCAGGTCTGCCGATACGTTAGTTGATATTTTGAGTGTTGACGCCAATGCACATGTTGTTGTCTTTTCTAACCAAGGAGGAGTCATTACAGTACCGAGAGATTCTAAGAGCTGCGTAAAGTATATGAACAAGATCGAAACGATCTTAAAAGATCcatctcttgaaaaagtccgAGATCGTATATGGCTGTATGCTTCTCCCAAAAGGCCTGCTTCTCTAtcaaataaaaaaaccaaGCCCGGGAAAATCACAAAAGCCGCGCGTACATTGCCAGAAAAAAAGCCTGTGGCAGACACTACTTACCCATTCGAGACCATGAGGAAGCCTAATATTGGTATGTatgaagagttcaagaaaGATTTTCCTGGAGAGTTTGAATTCGTCTACTACTGTGGAGATGCCGCTGGGAGGGCCTCAGATTTTAGTGACAGCGACAAGATGTTTGCACAAAATGTGGGCTCAGAGTTCCGTACACCTGAAGAGGTTTTTATATAG
- the ATG16 gene encoding Atg16p (weakly similar to uniprot|Q03818 Saccharomyces cerevisiae YMR159C ATG16 Protein that interacts with the Atg12p-Atg5p conjugate during formation of the pre-autophagosomal structure essential for autophagy), producing the protein MSGLLLERLQERDSIEKNFSELFSEPFVDQKAPSRKASEDQLAALKSELESKDREISDLKATLKLKSKDTEHLNDEIITLNIENNLLEERLNKTKAEYDEIVQRWLKKVQQEANVMNDTLK; encoded by the coding sequence ATGAGCGGGCTTTTACTGGAACGGTTACAAGAGCGGGATTCAAttgagaagaacttttCGGAGCTCTTCAGTGAGCCTTTTGTGGACCAAAAAGCTCCGTCTCGCAAAGCATCGGAAGACCAACTGGCGGCCCTCAAGTCGGAGTTAGAGAGTAAAGATAGAGAGATTAGCGACCTCAAGGCGACTTTGAAACTTAAGAGCAAGGACACGGAGCATCTTAATGATGAAATCATCACACTCAACATAGAGAATAACCTACTGGAAGAACgtttgaacaaaacaaaagcagAATACGATGAGATTGTGCAGAGatggctcaaaaaagtccAGCAAGAAGCGAATGTTATGAATGATACTCTCAAATAA
- the CVM1 gene encoding Cvm1p (similar to uniprot|Q03823 Saccharomyces cerevisiae YMR160W Hypothetical ORF) — protein MTEESPNAEGTDHDDQNSTWAKWMSAPLRGFFNQANNNGTNPEESKRSDEQVPTPWLSGLAQRLPSFSFPPQDEAVDIKDLADYANLNAKQIQLLELEAQQGIVKKADTWCWFEDITSSSSADLTLQQPGELSVYNTGSSVCPLPLTKFPISKSDCPRFMVENSTLLPNTVPEELYHERNTFNKVVTAFRNYYNFPSERHTYLRSGPAHSRLKEKKVVVISFVGNLPDRYRKITLGKMCSARHLSLKLSASLKDFSPQQVLAFSLEVPLDQKPLEECFEECTQLLKNWRHQFDGTCLLLFNGLYHSVPLQIMVAKRMLEDAHGFGMKQVPSVGLLCLESCLGGYQFWDHSSDITIDPASANYQANREKVLFQGCTRIQQEILSQISEYKDLNSPKSKQVREALDWLFQNCASAKLVLMGKLYESFMTVGQKLAIDYQHPNIIRHVWLSGSDLGMDLKKADKFLPTKDEFSAQPFFHQRQLDIPKDRLFEICLIRDLITAVNLGYEEAAIMTKMISPFFISRSFNQHTLPATLKKQQQYELKAWLQEMDLKWKTFDVAKDGGLPAVVGNVADQLEYILYKATRQSPEHIKIKSGMFEDSQVYSAFVLDIVKTTTLLEPRKLAFTTGSAETSSILSSRSQYDLVWQLHSFFSFFTDLRNLPEQTLPKLLFLLSRQPASAKLIDYSPTRFRRTNDEALSRLRELWEVYHDWKPPTKALKQLQRILSFLSLYPSSVRFQSDMNRTKC, from the coding sequence ATGACGGAAGAAAGTCCGAACGCTGAAGGAACGGACCATGATGATCAAAATTCTACGTGGGCCAAATGGATGAGTGCACCACTTAGGGGATTCTTTAATCAGGCAAACAATAACGGAACCAACCCGGAAGAGTCTAAAAGGAGCGATGAGCAAGTACCTACTCCCTGGCTCTCAGGCTTGGCACAACGATTGCCGTCATTCTCTTTTCCGCCGCAGGATGAGGCAGTGGACATCAAAGATTTGGCTGACTACGCAAATCTCAACGCTAAACAAATTCAGCTGTTGGAGCTTGAGGCACAACAGGGCATTGTAAAGAAAGCTGATACGTGGTGTTGGTTTGAAGATATaaccagctcttcaagcgctGATCTTACCTTACAGCAGCCGGGAGAGCTGAGCGTATATAATACTGGTTCATCAGTGTGTCCTCTACCGCTTACCAAGTTTCctatttcaaaatctgacTGTCCTCGCTTTATGGTTGAAAATTCGACTCTCTTACCGAACACAGTTCCAGAAGAGCTGTATCATGAGCGCAATACGTTTAATAAAGTTGTCACCGCCTTTAGGAATTACTACAACTTCCCAAGCGAAAGGCACACATACCTTAGAAGTGGACCCGCGCATTCAAGGCTtaaagagaagaaagttGTAGTCATCTCTTTTGTGGGTAATTTGCCGGATAGATATCGGAAGATTACTCTTGGGAAGATGTGTTCTGCAAGGCACCTCTCATTGAAACTATCGGCGTCTTTAAAGGATTTTTCGCCTCAACAAGTTTTGGCTTTTTCCTTGGAAGTTCCACTCGATCAGAAGCCGCTGGAAGAGTGCTTTGAAGAGTGTACGCAGTTACTGAAAAATTGGCGCCATCAGTTTGATGGAACATGTCTACTACTGTTTAACGGATTATACCACAGTGTCCCGCTTCAAATCATGGTTGCAAAACGAATGCTGGAAGATGCGCACGGCTTTGGTATGAAGCAAGTTCCGTCGGTAGGATTGCTCTGTCTTGAATCATGCTTAGGCGGATATCAATTCTGGGATCATAGTTCTGACATAACCATAGACCCAGCGTCCGCCAACTACCAAGCCAATAGGGAAAAGGTTTTGTTTCAAGGTTGCACCCGCATCCAACAGGAAATTTTGAGCCAAATATCCGAATACAAAGATCTAAACTCTCCAAAGTCAAAGCAAGTTCGGGAAGCTCTTGACTGGctatttcaaaattgcgCTAGCGCTAAGTTGGTACTTATGGGAAAACTGTATGAGAGTTTTATGACGGTAGGCCAAAAACTTGCAATAGACTATCAACATCCAAATATTATAAGGCATGTATGGCTCTCTGGTTCAGATTTGGGGATGGACCTGAAAAAAGCGGACAAGTTTCTTCCAACTAAAGATGAGTTTTCGGCGCAGCCGTTTTTCCATCAGCGACAGCTTGATATTCCCAAAGACCggctttttgagatttgTTTGATAAGAGACCTTATTACGGCAGTAAACCTAGGCTATGAAGAAGCCGCGATTATGACGAAAATGATAAGTCCCTTTTTTATATCTCGATCATTTAACCAGCATACGCTTCCCGCAACACTAAAGAAACAACAGCAATATGAGCTCAAAGCctggcttcaagaaatggaTTTGAAATGGAAGACATTCGATGTTGCGAAAGACGGCGGCTTGCCCGCTGTAGTTGGCAATGTTGCTGATCAATTGGAATACATTCTTTACAAGGCCACGCGACAATCACCCGAGCATATCAAAATAAAAAGCGGAATGTTTGAGGATTCCCAGGTGTACAGTGcatttgttcttgataTAGTCAAAACCACGACATTGCTCGAACCGAGAAAGTTGGCGTTCACTACAGGTTCTGCAGAAACGTCTAGCATTCTCAGCAGTCGAAGTCAATATGATCTTGTCTGGCAGCTACACAGTTTCTTTTCGTTCTTTACTGACCTTCGCAATCTTCCCGAGCAGACTCTTCCcaagcttctcttcttaCTATCTCGGCAACCCGCTTCAGCCAAGTTAATTGATTATTCCCCGACCCGCTTTAGGCGAACCAATGACGAAGCTTTGAGCAGATTGAGGGAGTTATGGGAAGTCTATCATGACTGGAAACCTCCTACTAAAGCACTCAAACAACTTCAGCGTATCCTAAGCTTTCTTTCCCTCTACCCATCTAGTGTGCGCTTTCAATCTGACATGAATCGTACCAAATGTTGA
- the AIM36 gene encoding Aim36p (similar to uniprot|Q03798 Saccharomyces cerevisiae YMR157C FMP39 The authentic non-tagged protein was localized to the mitochondria), whose translation MLPVRSARNWLTLRNSWLLLRNAGRRSFYSTKPKAPRKDELPSFTKIALVGVVGTIIFAEAVKSLDKNQPKNSYSESEYAEVVKNMKRRKVMFSPGELKVQIAVQGVNPGNFHDRGRIVEPFEVAETYRKMDNDRYQPLLNDLRDTYGDQYVQNLPQGLLVMLIGRYLKDTCQKGDSVLVVDFPLDMSDAIKFENEISVVDKVLFNSPEADSDLAKYYQTVNKVEIL comes from the coding sequence ATGCTGCCTGTCCGAAGCGCAAGAAACTGGCTAACTTTGCGGAATTCGTGGCTATTGCTGCGAAATgctggaagaagaagcttttattCGACTAAACCTAAGGCTCCAAGAAAAGATGAATTGCCTAGTTTCACAAAAATCGCGCTGGTTGGAGTCGTGGGCACAATTATTTTCGCTGAAGCGGTGAAGTCTTTGGACAAAAATCAGCCCAAAAACTCATACTCCGAATCTGAATACGCAGAGGTTGTTAAAAACATGAAACGAAGAAAGGTAATGTTTTCTCCTGGAGAGCTCAAGGTGCAGATAGCAGTTCAGGGCGTGAATCCAGGAAATTTCCACGATCGTGGTAGAATCGTTGagccttttgaagttgcaGAGACTTATAGGAAGATGGACAATGATAGGTATCAGCCGCTACTAAATGACCTCAGAGACACATACGGCGACCAATATGTCCAAAATCTCCCCCAGGGGCTGCTTGTCATGTTGATTGGCAGGTACCTGAAAGATACTTGCCAAAAGGGGGACAGCGTTTTAGTTGTCGACTTCCCTCTTGATATGAGTGATGCGATCAAGTTTGAGAATGAGATATCGGTTGTTGACAAGGTGCTTTTCAACTCTCCTGAAGCCGATAGCGATTTGGCCAAATATTACCAAACTGTCAACAAAGTTGAGATTCTCTAG
- the DUN1 gene encoding serine/threonine protein kinase DUN1 (similar to uniprot|P39009 Saccharomyces cerevisiae YDL101C DUN1 Cell-cycle checkpoint serine-threonine kinase required for DNA damage-induced transcription of certain target genes phosphorylation of Rad55p and Sml1p and transient G2/M arrest after DNA damage also regulates postreplicative DNA repair): MLVNIVDRSRNGTFVNGNRLVKKDYILRNGDRIVFGRSCSFLFKYLVDGREEKDPQTSTESPGKEEVNDLFKRPTLSSQTPMKRPLSLQRRSFFDRYIPGKELGSGHYAIVKEATDKDSGDVVAVKIFHPQQNDDQKKTRQFREETKILMSIQHKNIVKLIDRFVEPVSKAQIQTYLVLEKVSDGELFDRIVRKTKLRQEETNAIFKQILNGLKYLHAKNIIHRDIKPENILLSIRRRRYQDEQQMGPWDDDEIDITIKIADFGLAKFIGELQFTNTLCGTPSYVAPEVLRKTGYSSRVDLWSAGVLLYVCLCGFPPFSEQLAPPSMKEQILQGKFAFYSPYWDDIDDSCLHLISNLLVVNPALRYDIQKTIEHPWFSHAPQTTRATALPLQRKSAEVGKIPKTYSEMSSLH; encoded by the coding sequence ATGCTTGTCAACATAGTTGACAGAAGCAGAAATGGCACTTTTGTCAACGGCAATAGGCTTGTTAAAAAGGATTATATTTTGAGAAATGGAGACAGAATCGTATTTGGAAGAAGTTGTTCGTTTTTGTTCAAGTACTTGGTTGATGGAAGGGAAGAGAAGGACCCGCAAACTTCTACAGAATCCCCCgggaaagaagaagtcaaTGACCTTTTTAAAAGACCAACCTTGAGCAGCCAGACCCCAATGAAGAGACCTCTATCGTTGCAGAGGCGgagcttttttgacagaTACATTCCCGGGAAAGAACTTGGTTCGGGCCATTATGCAATTGTTAAAGAGGCAACGGATAAGGATAGTGGCGATGTTGTTGCTGTGAAGATCTTCCACCCTCAACAGAACGACGAccagaaaaagacaaggCAATTCCgagaagaaacaaaaatcctCATGAGCATACAGCATAAAAATATTGTTAAGTTGATTGACAGGTTCGTGGAGCCTGTAAGCAAAGCACAGATCCAAACATACTTGGTTTTAGAGAAGGTCAGTGATGGTGAGTTATTTGACCGTATTGTCAGAAAAACGAAGTTGCGACAAGAAGAGACAAACGCTATTTTTAAACAAATCTTGAATGGTCTAAAATACTTGCATGCAAAGAATATAATTCACCGAGACATTAAACCCGAGAATATTCTTTTGAGTATTCGGAGGCGGCGGTACCAGGATGAGCAACAAATGGGGCCTTGGGACGATGATGAAATAGATATCACCATCAAAATAGCTGATTTTGGATTGGCAAAATTTATTGGCGAATTGCAATTTACCAACACATTATGTGGGACGCCGTCCTATGTTGCTCCTGAAGTCTTGAGAAAAACGGGTTATAGTTCAAGGGTCGATTTATGGAGCGCTGGCGTTCTATTGTACGTATGCCTGTGCGGATTTCCGCCCTTTAGCGAGCAGTTGGCGCCGCCCTCTATGAAAGAGCAGATATTACAGGGCAAATTTGCATTTTATTCGCCGTATTGGGATGACATTGACGACTCTTGTTTACACTTGATATCAAACCTATTGGTAGTTAACCCTGCTTTGAGATATGACATACAAAAAACAATCGAGCATCCGTGGTTTTCTCATGCCCCTCAAACAACGAGGGCAACAGCCCTTCCCTTACAGCGAAAGTCAGCCGAAGTTGGCAAAATTCCGAAAACCTACTCCGAGATGTCAAGCCTTCATTGA
- the SNU23 gene encoding U4/U6-U5 snRNP complex subunit SNU23 (similar to uniprot|Q12368 Saccharomyces cerevisiae YDL098C SNU23 23 kD U4/U6.U5 snRNP associated protein Putative RNA binding zinc finger protein), translating into MSNFGRRTWDRDEYAELERESRGKLATIAEKLNPQQLEKLKTRYSNHALLVAEATQNSNERVLAPTITSYKKGKQFGFYCELCDLTFKDTLQFVNHLNHKTHQIKFELTFGESLILDLRDNEDVTVQEFEEVYSNLIRDFLKENRQDSRPAKKLKSEKKKVAEENLPLSDGVNKIMGFTGFGSTKK; encoded by the coding sequence ATGTCTAACTTCGGAAGGAGGACTTGGGATCGTGATGAGTATGCGGAACTTGAGCGTGAATCGAGAGGAAAGCTGGCAACAATAGCTGAAAAGCTGAACCCTCAGCAGCTAGAAAAGCTAAAGACTCGATACTCCAACCACGCCTTGTTAGTAGCAGAAGCAACACAGAACTCGAATGAGAGAGTACTGGCTCCAACGATAACTTCCTACAAAAAGGGCAAACAGTTTGGCTTTTACTGTGAGTTGTGCGACttgactttcaaagatacGCTTCAATTCGTGAATCACTTGAATCACAAAACGCATCAAATTAAATTCGAGCTAACTTTCGGAGAGTCACTCATTTTGGACTTGAGAGATAATGAAGATGTAACTGTACAGgagtttgaagaggttTACTCTAACTTGATACGCGATTTCCTCAAGGAGAATCGGCAGGACTCACGACCTgcgaaaaagctcaagtcagagaagaagaaggttgctgaagaaaatttACCCCTTTCTGATGGAGTTAACAAGATAATGGGATTTACAGGATTTGGGAGCACCAAAAAATGA
- the BUG1 gene encoding Bug1p (weakly similar to uniprot|Q12191 Saccharomyces cerevisiae YDL099W Protein of unknown function green fluorescent protein (GFP)-fusion protein localizes to the cytoplasm in a punctate pattern) — MSEEEEKRLKQLEEARRRVQELKNKKKKKDKKKKTKGEENESEVGNASENTSEAVEERVDVAPDANAAHSDDTAEKLDNRAPEIVNVESSVETQESEGTSEALSVPKNDVQEVETATTENEEKGAEEGLINEEEKHKDEEQADVEVENAQSAEDNTVEAALEGTGQNSAETETIVEQQRSDDQATELFSSDNDNKDSDFLTELQRENDRLALIDLEKQVSELSSQLRSLKFVNMEQETTVEELQERVHELEQEVSVSQQELASVKQELMQEKQKTARSAASTEPSLLQTRSSTFSPYANNNPVVDRAAIDKWKNWNVDMTAWRSIGSGPVVHF; from the coding sequence ATGTCTGAAGAGGAGGAAAAAAGGCTGaaacagcttgaagaggCCAGGAGAAGGGTTCaggagctgaaaaacaagaagaagaagaaagacaagaagaagaaaacaaaggGTGAAGAGAACGAATCTGAGGTCGGAAACGCTAGCGAGAACACCAGCGAGGCTGTTGAGGAGCGTGTTGATGTGGCGCCTGATGCGAATGCAGCCCACTCTGATGATACTGCAGAAAAACTAGACAACCGCGCCCCAGAGATAGTCAATGTTGAAAGTAGTGTAGAAACACAGGAGAGCGAAGGTACCTCCGAGGCATTGAGCGTGCCAAAAAATGACGTGCAGGAAGTTGAAACAGCAACTACggagaatgaagaaaaaggcgCTGAAGAAGGTCTGatcaatgaagaagaaaagcacaaagatgaagaacaGGCGGAtgttgaggttgaaaaTGCTCAAAGTGCTGAGGATAACACAGTTGAGGCAGCACTGGAAGGTACGGGCCAAAATTCTGCAGAGACTGAAACTATTGTCGAGCAACAAAGATCTGATGATCAAGCCACTGAGTTATTCTCTAGCGATAACGATAACAAGGACTCCGACTTCCTTACAGAACTACAGAGGGAGAACGATCGTCTGGCTCTCATAGATCTTGAGAAGCAAGTTTCCGAGCTCAGCTCTCAACTAcgcagcttgaagtttgttAACATGGAACAAGAAACAACAGTCGAAGAGTTGCAGGAACGTGTACATGAACTCGAACAAGAAGTGAGCGTAtctcaacaagaacttgctTCTGTAAAGCAGGAGTTAATGCAGGAAAAGCAAAAAACAGCCAGAAGTGCCGCCTCCACGGagccttctcttttgcaaACACGCTCGTCTACTTTCAGCCCGTATGCCAATAATAACCCAGTTGTAGATAGAGCCGCGATTGACAAGTGGAAAAACTGGAATGTGGACATGACAGCGTGGCGGAGTATCGGCTCGGGGCCTGTCGTACATTTTTAA